A region from the uncultured Fibrobacter sp. genome encodes:
- a CDS encoding NAD(+) synthase: protein MFGFYRFASVCPTLKIANIAYNTDEIIRCATEAVKNSACFVVFPELCITGYTCSDLFHQELLLQKSLEALQKIANAFADSDVVIAVGLPLRMFGGLYNCGAFLQKGKLVAVTPKIHLPNQREFYEKRHFSSGRDLLRGGVGGSALRCHLDCFGYVPVTNFFTVKGNGSEIRVGVELCEDLWTAVPPSGELALAGANVIVNLSASDALVGKRDYRRNLVMSQSARCMAAYVYASAGVYESTTDMVFSGHLMIAENGTMIAENKPFCRESAIIYADVDVERMNMLRLSEGSFQDFDGRSVYARAASFEGIRSTDSLKYRFVSPTPFVPASIETRDKSCTEIFNIQCAGLAKRLEESLSARAVIGLSGGLDSTLALLVVAETFKLLKRPANQILALTMPGFGTTKRTHDNAASLAKLLGVELRTVDIRKACLQHFTDIGHDPEKLDVTYENVQARERTQILMDIANSEHGIVIGTGDLSEIALGWSTYNADHMSMYAVNCDIPKTLVRHAVNWYADHARKFSADEEKAAELASVLRDILDTPVSPELLPADSHGQIAQKTESILGAYEIHDFYLYHFAKYGAPPQKLLFLANYAFAGKYTEEELQKALKVFVRRFFTQQFKRSCIPDGPKVGTISLSPRADWRMPSDASYSDWIEA, encoded by the coding sequence GTGTTTGGTTTTTATCGCTTTGCGTCGGTTTGCCCGACGTTAAAAATCGCCAATATCGCCTATAATACGGACGAAATTATCCGATGCGCCACCGAGGCTGTCAAGAATAGTGCCTGTTTTGTGGTGTTCCCGGAACTATGCATCACGGGTTACACTTGTAGTGACCTTTTCCACCAGGAACTGCTGCTCCAGAAGAGTCTGGAAGCTTTGCAGAAAATTGCCAATGCCTTTGCCGATAGCGATGTCGTAATCGCGGTGGGGCTCCCGCTCCGCATGTTCGGTGGCCTTTACAACTGCGGCGCCTTCTTGCAGAAGGGTAAACTCGTTGCAGTAACGCCCAAGATCCACTTGCCGAACCAGCGCGAGTTCTACGAAAAGCGCCATTTCTCGAGTGGCCGCGACTTGCTGCGTGGGGGAGTAGGCGGCAGTGCGCTCCGTTGCCATCTGGATTGCTTTGGCTATGTGCCGGTGACGAACTTCTTTACGGTAAAGGGGAATGGTTCCGAAATCCGCGTGGGCGTAGAACTCTGCGAAGATTTGTGGACGGCAGTCCCTCCGAGCGGAGAACTGGCCTTGGCGGGAGCGAACGTGATTGTGAATTTGTCTGCAAGCGATGCGCTGGTGGGCAAACGCGATTACCGCCGTAACTTGGTGATGAGCCAGTCGGCGCGTTGCATGGCCGCTTACGTTTACGCTTCTGCCGGTGTCTATGAATCCACGACAGACATGGTCTTTAGCGGGCACCTGATGATTGCCGAGAACGGGACGATGATTGCCGAAAACAAGCCGTTCTGCCGTGAATCCGCAATCATCTACGCCGATGTGGATGTGGAACGCATGAACATGCTGCGCTTGAGCGAAGGCTCGTTCCAGGATTTCGATGGCCGGAGTGTGTATGCGCGGGCGGCGAGTTTCGAGGGGATTCGTTCGACGGATTCCCTCAAGTACCGTTTTGTGTCGCCGACGCCGTTTGTGCCTGCATCTATCGAAACTCGCGACAAGTCCTGCACCGAGATATTCAATATCCAGTGCGCAGGACTTGCAAAGCGACTCGAAGAGTCGCTTTCTGCCCGCGCTGTCATCGGGCTTTCGGGCGGTCTCGATTCAACGCTTGCATTGCTCGTCGTTGCAGAAACGTTCAAGCTTTTAAAGCGCCCCGCCAATCAAATTCTCGCACTGACGATGCCCGGATTTGGCACGACGAAACGCACTCATGACAATGCGGCCTCCCTTGCGAAACTTTTGGGCGTAGAACTCAGGACCGTCGACATCCGTAAGGCTTGCTTGCAACACTTTACCGACATCGGCCATGATCCAGAAAAACTGGATGTGACCTACGAGAATGTACAGGCCCGCGAACGCACACAAATCTTGATGGATATTGCAAACAGCGAACACGGAATCGTCATTGGTACGGGCGACCTTTCTGAAATTGCACTCGGCTGGAGCACTTACAATGCCGATCACATGTCGATGTATGCCGTGAATTGCGATATTCCGAAAACGCTCGTGCGCCATGCCGTGAACTGGTATGCGGACCATGCCCGGAAATTCTCTGCCGACGAAGAAAAGGCCGCAGAACTTGCATCGGTGTTGCGCGATATCCTCGATACGCCGGTTTCGCCGGAACTTTTGCCCGCCGATTCTCACGGGCAGATTGCCCAGAAAACCGAAAGCATCTTGGGCGCTTACGAAATCCACGATTTTTATCTATACCATTTTGCAAAGTACGGTGCGCCGCCGCAAAAACTTTTGTTCCTCGCAAATTACGCCTTTGCGGGCAAATACACCGAAGAGGAATTGCAGAAAGCTCTCAAGGTTTTCGTGCGTCGTTTCTTTACGCAGCAGTTCAAGCGCAGTTGCATTCCCGATGGCCCGAAGGTCGGTACGATTTCGCTCTCGCCCCGCGCCGATTGGCGCATGCCCAGCGATGCGAGCTACAGCGACTGGATAGAAGCCTAA
- a CDS encoding TIGR02171 family protein, producing MAIASCSSEDESGTAVPVEFVESSSSSLDFVFSSSSIEWGQPSSSAVEAVNVLRSEMVKMASNGAVVVLGTNLPAAKKSEQPQMSVGFSYDFSMGRHEVTCGEYNSFVDFMDVGNGRIARLPCENDSIPANNVTYYDVVLFANARSRLEGFDTAYTYKGAVYDNGGHCVGLEKLAFRPEVVGYRLPTEAEWVFAAQNNWDSGKGWNSGNSEYGVHNVCTAQDVAGEIPSMSLCDMAGNVMEWTNDWLGSFCDTVLVNYVGGSDGGGLAERVLKGGSFRNAAESMSLYSRGDVYTVTSSTRADYVGFRLALGAIPNAVRMNKNEKNSTKNVSVIANSFAVQNLTGAYEVKLVFRNDLTGNLAFIDYFDGSKVEVVEILDTIDSYHPEISPDGKKVAFCTRPEGVGGKSELYVRNLSASGSNLVKLNVESAAIPRWRVTPEGDTVIVYVTDAGNNRNDAEFLARSTWQVPFTNGQFGIPVKLYDGNFHGGVSEDGLLAVTGSQLLRAHVVGAEAAADFVWYNGEQACNVSLSKDGTKRTLFLDFGGKTGQGIVGHRYGSHEQLLVADASGNIIQMLPAPIGFSFDHTEWTYIPHSSITSSGLVAASLVNADGAHEKLVLVSLADGHLTELVDGDELWHPNLWVRPVSLPDPSLMSLDSAGVYLLPFYSREGEIYRLKMEIFWKYIGTSQVIVYGSSRVEQGVDPDVSPEWNMLNLGVMGVDVNRELYFARNYGMNHSGNLKAMALSLDFDNWRPEVNNLDNVIIYPGYTYDRNHDFWKTGIPPDLPERVEYSYAPSAEIRNLFSKSGAALVASGSWKKDGVEVLGDSMVTPERMAYINTAIDDIIRLADECAQRQIHFIGIIFPQSPQYRKTGSFGLYGIQRSVAETIIQRFDSLALVNPYFHLMDENKMGAHDYSDKEAANRDHLSKAGANKLTRRLDSLLKTLDFSKGL from the coding sequence ATGGCGATAGCTTCTTGTTCTTCCGAGGATGAGAGCGGCACGGCTGTTCCCGTGGAATTCGTCGAATCAAGTTCATCCAGCCTGGATTTTGTTTTTTCTTCGTCCTCTATTGAATGGGGCCAGCCTTCTTCTTCGGCGGTCGAGGCCGTGAACGTGCTGCGTTCGGAGATGGTAAAAATGGCGTCGAATGGCGCGGTGGTCGTGCTGGGGACGAATCTGCCTGCGGCGAAGAAATCGGAACAGCCTCAAATGAGCGTTGGTTTCTCGTACGATTTTTCGATGGGCCGGCACGAGGTGACCTGCGGGGAATACAACTCGTTTGTCGATTTCATGGATGTTGGAAATGGCCGGATTGCCAGGCTGCCTTGCGAAAACGACTCGATCCCTGCCAACAATGTGACCTATTATGACGTGGTCTTGTTTGCCAATGCCCGGAGCCGCCTGGAAGGTTTCGACACGGCTTATACCTACAAGGGGGCCGTCTACGATAATGGTGGACATTGCGTTGGCCTGGAAAAACTGGCGTTTCGCCCGGAGGTGGTGGGATACCGCTTGCCGACCGAGGCGGAATGGGTGTTCGCCGCCCAGAATAATTGGGATTCCGGCAAGGGGTGGAATTCTGGCAATTCGGAATACGGTGTGCACAACGTCTGCACGGCGCAAGATGTTGCCGGAGAGATCCCGTCGATGTCCCTGTGCGATATGGCCGGGAATGTCATGGAGTGGACGAACGATTGGCTCGGGTCTTTCTGCGATACGGTGCTCGTGAACTATGTCGGCGGGTCTGACGGGGGCGGCCTTGCCGAGAGAGTCCTGAAGGGGGGCAGTTTCCGCAATGCGGCTGAGTCCATGTCCTTGTACAGCCGTGGCGATGTCTATACGGTGACTTCGTCGACGCGTGCGGACTATGTGGGGTTCCGCCTTGCTCTTGGAGCCATTCCGAATGCAGTCCGGATGAACAAGAATGAGAAAAACAGCACGAAGAATGTTTCCGTGATCGCGAATTCGTTCGCGGTACAGAATCTTACTGGCGCTTACGAGGTGAAGCTCGTATTCCGGAATGACCTGACGGGAAATTTGGCCTTTATCGACTATTTTGATGGGTCTAAAGTGGAAGTCGTTGAAATCCTCGATACCATCGACTCCTACCATCCTGAAATTTCGCCCGACGGGAAAAAGGTCGCCTTTTGTACTCGGCCGGAGGGCGTTGGAGGAAAGTCCGAACTGTACGTCCGCAACCTGAGCGCATCCGGGAGCAACCTTGTCAAGTTGAACGTCGAGTCGGCGGCTATCCCGCGCTGGAGGGTCACTCCGGAAGGCGATACTGTAATCGTCTACGTGACCGATGCCGGAAACAACAGGAATGACGCTGAGTTCCTGGCCCGCAGTACGTGGCAGGTCCCGTTCACGAACGGTCAGTTCGGGATCCCGGTCAAGCTTTACGACGGAAATTTCCATGGCGGGGTGAGCGAGGACGGCCTGCTTGCCGTGACGGGTTCTCAGCTTCTCCGGGCGCATGTGGTCGGAGCGGAGGCGGCTGCCGATTTCGTGTGGTACAATGGGGAGCAGGCTTGCAACGTGAGCCTTTCCAAGGACGGGACAAAGCGCACGCTCTTCCTTGACTTTGGCGGGAAAACGGGGCAGGGAATCGTGGGGCATCGCTACGGGTCGCATGAGCAGCTCCTTGTGGCCGACGCCTCGGGGAATATCATACAAATGCTTCCGGCTCCGATAGGCTTTTCCTTTGACCATACCGAGTGGACGTACATCCCTCATTCCTCAATCACGTCTTCGGGTCTTGTGGCTGCATCCTTGGTCAATGCCGATGGAGCGCATGAGAAGCTGGTGCTGGTCAGCCTTGCGGACGGCCATCTGACGGAACTTGTCGATGGCGATGAACTTTGGCACCCCAACTTGTGGGTTCGTCCGGTATCGCTTCCGGACCCGTCGCTGATGTCCTTGGACAGTGCCGGAGTCTATCTGCTTCCGTTCTATTCTAGGGAGGGGGAGATATACAGGCTGAAAATGGAAATCTTCTGGAAGTACATCGGTACGTCGCAGGTGATCGTCTATGGAAGTTCCCGCGTGGAACAGGGTGTGGATCCCGATGTCAGCCCTGAATGGAACATGCTTAACTTGGGTGTCATGGGCGTTGACGTGAACCGCGAACTGTATTTTGCCAGGAATTACGGGATGAACCATTCGGGTAATTTGAAGGCGATGGCTTTGTCGTTGGATTTTGATAATTGGCGCCCGGAAGTGAATAACTTGGACAATGTAATCATCTATCCCGGCTATACCTACGATAGAAATCATGATTTCTGGAAGACCGGTATCCCTCCCGACTTGCCGGAGAGGGTGGAATACTCCTATGCCCCGAGTGCCGAGATAAGGAACTTGTTCTCCAAGAGTGGAGCGGCGCTCGTTGCGTCCGGGTCCTGGAAAAAGGACGGCGTCGAGGTGCTGGGGGATTCCATGGTTACCCCGGAGCGCATGGCTTATATCAATACGGCGATAGACGATATCATCCGCCTGGCAGATGAATGCGCGCAGAGACAAATTCACTTTATCGGGATTATATTCCCGCAGTCTCCGCAATACCGCAAGACGGGGAGTTTCGGTCTGTATGGAATTCAGCGTTCCGTGGCCGAAACGATAATTCAAAGATTTGATTCCCTTGCGCTGGTAAACCCCTATTTCCATCTGATGGACGAGAACAAGATGGGGGCGCATGACTATTCCGACAAGGAGGCCGCCAACCGGGACCATTTAAGCAAGGCCGGAGCGAACAAGTTGACCCGGCGGCTCGATTCGTTGTTGAAAACGCTTGACTTTAGTAAAGGTTTGTAA
- a CDS encoding 3-phosphoshikimate 1-carboxyvinyltransferase has protein sequence MDLLINPDRERTKLALLMALLVNGRTVFEDFAWATGAERFAATLKEFGLEYEQQGHQLVVSGKGFQYSVPTLLPIDFPEYESVLLWTLASKSCDTVYTFAADGDEAGIASVNAAKALLLKYFKVNVQADEPARFAFCFDMAEPPIRKDSLGNVPYIMRNRLLLRTLVRSEYLAFEEASVVRDQLTRMLQYFGVALKYEGRGMEQLSEFERRLMMAQGKKIERTQATELSETKVITARDYYIPGDSTEAFAIALLVTVGGVHKDTVVKVKNVDLNGGRAGAFGCLKRMGANIETVSRREKFGDVFGDLEIRPLAAGKRLQGRRFSEEIISTSLEEYALLSVAACFAGGETILRLPKEVREQIRPVNEFLAENLRKTGVEVGVYDDGIVIRGMENIVNGSDFDGGEWPQVGLALTVLSLAIQNDEPVGHVEVVEQCFPGIVDKLKSVLVQENSEKEGA, from the coding sequence ATGGATTTGTTGATTAACCCGGACCGCGAACGCACAAAACTAGCTCTCCTCATGGCGCTGCTCGTGAATGGGCGCACCGTCTTCGAGGATTTCGCCTGGGCAACGGGTGCCGAGCGCTTTGCCGCTACATTGAAGGAATTCGGTCTCGAGTACGAACAGCAGGGGCACCAATTGGTTGTGTCGGGAAAGGGGTTCCAGTATTCCGTGCCGACGCTGCTCCCGATTGATTTCCCGGAATACGAAAGCGTGCTTCTGTGGACGCTTGCAAGCAAGTCCTGCGATACGGTTTATACTTTCGCTGCCGATGGTGACGAAGCGGGCATTGCGTCCGTGAATGCCGCCAAGGCTTTGCTCCTGAAATATTTCAAGGTGAATGTGCAGGCCGACGAACCGGCCAGGTTCGCCTTTTGTTTCGACATGGCGGAACCGCCTATCCGCAAGGATTCTTTGGGCAACGTTCCTTACATCATGCGAAACCGCCTGCTTTTGCGCACGCTTGTCCGTAGCGAATACCTCGCATTCGAAGAAGCTTCCGTGGTGCGCGACCAGTTGACACGTATGCTCCAGTACTTCGGCGTAGCGCTCAAGTACGAAGGCCGTGGCATGGAACAGCTGAGCGAATTTGAACGCCGTTTGATGATGGCCCAAGGGAAAAAGATTGAACGCACTCAGGCAACGGAACTTTCGGAGACGAAGGTGATTACCGCCCGCGATTATTACATTCCCGGCGATTCGACAGAAGCATTTGCGATTGCCTTGCTCGTGACGGTCGGCGGCGTCCATAAAGATACGGTCGTGAAGGTCAAGAATGTCGACCTGAACGGCGGACGTGCAGGGGCGTTCGGTTGCCTCAAGCGCATGGGAGCCAATATCGAGACGGTCTCTCGCCGCGAAAAGTTCGGTGACGTGTTCGGGGATTTGGAAATCCGCCCGCTCGCTGCAGGCAAACGCTTGCAAGGCCGCCGCTTTTCCGAAGAAATTATTTCGACATCGCTTGAGGAGTACGCGTTGCTCTCGGTGGCGGCCTGTTTTGCGGGTGGCGAGACGATTCTCCGTTTGCCCAAGGAAGTGCGCGAGCAAATCCGGCCGGTAAACGAGTTCTTGGCCGAGAACCTGCGCAAGACAGGCGTCGAAGTTGGTGTTTACGACGACGGCATTGTCATTCGCGGCATGGAAAATATCGTCAACGGTAGCGATTTCGATGGCGGCGAGTGGCCGCAGGTCGGCCTCGCGCTTACGGTGCTTTCGCTGGCTATCCAGAACGATGAACCTGTCGGTCATGTCGAGGTTGTGGAACAGTGCTTCCCGGGAATTGTCGACAAACTCAAGAGTGTGCTGGTCCAGGAAAATTCTGAAAAGGAGGGCGCATGA
- a CDS encoding LL-diaminopimelate aminotransferase has product MNESYINSFYDRLPGSYLFSTIAHKIKEYQGVHPEADIIRLGIGDVTTPLIPEVISAMHKAVDEMAVKDTFRGYGPEQGYDFLREAIVRGEYTARGIEMDPNDIFVSDGSKCDVANIQELFSENVKIAIPDPVYPVYLDSNVMAGRTGTLQADGHFSEVTYLASTAENNFQPDLPKNPVQLIYLCSPNNPTGTVLSRETLQKFVDFANETGALILFDGAYNCYIQDETLPHSIFEIPGARTCAIEFRSFSKTAGFTGVRCAYTVIPHELSKLHAMWNRRQCTKFNGVNYVTQRAAEAIYSPIGWQQTKDVIAGYMRTAKVIRQELTAAGYTVFGGEHAPYIWWKIADGEKSFDFFDRLLSTCEVVGTPGSGFGPCGEGYFRLTAFGDYERTKNALQRIKEKL; this is encoded by the coding sequence ATGAACGAATCCTACATCAACTCCTTCTACGACCGCCTGCCTGGCAGCTACCTTTTCTCCACCATCGCCCATAAAATCAAGGAATACCAGGGCGTGCATCCCGAGGCCGACATCATCCGCCTGGGTATCGGTGACGTGACGACTCCGCTTATCCCCGAAGTCATCAGCGCCATGCACAAGGCTGTCGACGAGATGGCCGTCAAGGACACCTTCCGCGGCTATGGCCCCGAACAGGGCTATGACTTTTTGCGCGAGGCCATCGTCCGTGGGGAATATACCGCCCGCGGTATCGAAATGGACCCGAACGACATCTTCGTGAGTGATGGTTCCAAGTGCGATGTGGCCAACATCCAGGAGCTCTTTTCAGAAAATGTAAAGATTGCCATTCCGGACCCGGTTTATCCGGTCTATTTGGATTCCAACGTGATGGCAGGCCGTACCGGAACGCTCCAGGCCGACGGCCATTTCTCCGAGGTGACCTACCTTGCTTCAACTGCCGAGAACAATTTCCAGCCGGACTTGCCCAAGAATCCGGTGCAGCTCATTTACCTGTGCAGCCCGAACAACCCGACGGGTACGGTTCTCAGTCGCGAGACTTTACAGAAATTTGTCGACTTTGCGAACGAGACGGGTGCGTTGATTCTGTTTGACGGCGCCTACAACTGCTATATCCAGGACGAAACGCTGCCGCATTCCATTTTCGAGATTCCGGGAGCGCGTACTTGCGCCATCGAATTCCGCAGCTTCAGCAAGACGGCCGGCTTCACAGGCGTGCGCTGCGCCTATACGGTCATCCCGCACGAACTTTCGAAGCTCCATGCCATGTGGAACCGCCGCCAGTGTACCAAGTTCAATGGCGTGAACTACGTGACGCAGCGAGCCGCCGAAGCGATTTATTCTCCGATCGGTTGGCAGCAAACCAAGGACGTCATTGCCGGTTACATGCGCACCGCGAAAGTCATTCGCCAGGAACTCACGGCTGCGGGCTACACGGTGTTCGGCGGCGAACATGCCCCGTACATCTGGTGGAAAATCGCTGATGGCGAAAAGTCCTTCGACTTCTTCGACCGCTTGCTCTCCACGTGCGAGGTGGTGGGCACCCCGGGCAGTGGATTTGGCCCCTGTGGCGAAGGATATTTCCGCCTGACCGCCTTCGGTGACTATGAACGCACGAAAAATGCACTCCAGCGAATCAAGGAGAAATTGTAA
- a CDS encoding NAD(+)/NADH kinase encodes MKTPFKRIGIVGFKDKSADLVLALEQVCAWAKEHPEIKFCAINTLGALIKKPIVAVKQAELHKMDMLLAIGGDGTVLSAAHIALGHNTPILGVNVGRVGFLAESRVEGLTKTLDDLLAGDFSTRERMMIDVAVYRGKKCIARQTVLNELHIRPHMPERMVNVNVAYNGTQLTEYWADSLLISTPTGSTAYNLAAGGPIIHPNTPAVVLTPVAPSSLSVRPLVLSLTDKKMQIKSAVDGSLDLVFDGRSFVEMKQGEHVTLSESASVTTFIRMRHTGFVGALREKLGWTGKPRLA; translated from the coding sequence ATGAAAACTCCGTTCAAAAGGATAGGCATTGTCGGATTCAAAGACAAGAGTGCGGATCTTGTCCTTGCTCTGGAACAGGTTTGTGCCTGGGCGAAGGAGCATCCTGAAATAAAATTCTGCGCCATCAATACGCTTGGGGCCCTCATCAAGAAGCCGATTGTCGCGGTCAAGCAGGCCGAGCTCCACAAGATGGACATGCTCCTTGCCATTGGCGGCGACGGCACGGTGCTTTCGGCGGCGCATATCGCGCTCGGCCACAATACGCCCATTCTCGGCGTGAACGTAGGTCGCGTCGGGTTCTTGGCTGAATCCCGCGTGGAAGGCCTCACGAAAACGCTTGACGATTTGCTGGCCGGGGATTTTTCGACCCGCGAACGCATGATGATCGATGTCGCTGTCTATCGCGGCAAGAAGTGCATTGCCCGGCAGACGGTTTTGAACGAACTCCACATCCGCCCGCACATGCCCGAACGCATGGTGAACGTGAACGTGGCTTACAACGGCACCCAACTTACCGAGTACTGGGCCGATTCCCTGCTGATTTCGACTCCGACCGGCTCGACGGCCTATAATCTGGCTGCGGGCGGACCGATTATCCATCCGAATACTCCTGCCGTGGTGCTGACCCCTGTTGCCCCGAGCAGTCTTTCGGTGCGCCCCCTCGTGCTTTCGCTGACCGATAAGAAGATGCAAATCAAGTCGGCCGTAGACGGCTCGCTGGACCTCGTCTTTGATGGGCGTAGCTTTGTCGAGATGAAACAAGGTGAACATGTGACTTTGAGCGAGAGTGCCTCTGTGACGACGTTCATCCGCATGCGCCATACGGGATTCGTGGGTGCTCTCCGCGAAAAACTCGGATGGACAGGTAAACCGAGACTTGCCTAA
- a CDS encoding sigma 54-interacting transcriptional regulator: MSMPSPVRSEISVVQKISVAIIHERNVEKLLENVLGILESELGMLRGTFALLFGDTLKIEASRGLDESEKQRGSYRMGEGITGHVAERGISHVIPDLRKDSRFLNRTGSRHYESQVAFICVPLIHDGQVIGTLSIDRPVDGTTDLDRDVALLEIIANITGDAANECIELHNEREAMLEENRKLRDMLSNNPGELVGNCREMQIVYEQVRQVAPSDATVLIRGGSGTGKEMIARAIVNLSARKDKPFITLNCAALPENLVESELFGHEKGAFTGAVNRRIGRAEAANGGTLFLDEIGDLTMQTQVKLLRFLQERTFSRVGSNEELHSDVRFLAATSRNLEELIAQGKFREDLFYRLNIFPIAMPDLAKRKSDIILLAEHFIEKMNLRYNKKVQRLSTTAINLLMSYHWPGNVRELENCMERAVLTATDDCVHSYNLPPSLQTSLSTGQAGSHNTKVAPLEVMLNNYEREIITEAIKRNNGNLSAAGRDLGVSPRMMNYRMNKLGIKSGH; the protein is encoded by the coding sequence ATGTCCATGCCTTCTCCTGTAAGATCCGAAATTTCGGTGGTCCAGAAAATCAGCGTCGCGATTATCCACGAACGTAATGTGGAGAAATTGCTTGAAAACGTATTGGGCATTCTGGAATCCGAACTTGGCATGTTGCGCGGCACTTTTGCGCTGCTCTTTGGCGATACTCTTAAAATCGAGGCGTCACGCGGGCTTGACGAATCTGAAAAACAGCGTGGTTCCTATCGCATGGGCGAAGGCATTACGGGGCATGTGGCCGAACGTGGCATTAGCCATGTGATTCCTGATTTGCGCAAAGATTCCAGGTTCCTGAACCGCACGGGGAGCCGCCATTACGAATCTCAAGTCGCTTTTATTTGTGTGCCGTTGATTCACGACGGCCAGGTGATCGGTACGCTCTCGATTGACCGCCCCGTAGACGGGACGACGGATTTGGACCGCGATGTCGCCTTGCTCGAAATCATCGCCAATATCACGGGCGATGCAGCGAACGAATGTATTGAACTGCATAACGAACGCGAGGCTATGCTCGAAGAGAACCGCAAACTCCGCGATATGCTTTCGAACAACCCGGGCGAACTTGTGGGCAACTGCCGCGAGATGCAGATTGTTTACGAACAGGTGCGCCAGGTGGCCCCGAGCGATGCGACCGTCCTCATTCGCGGCGGTAGCGGTACGGGTAAAGAGATGATTGCCCGCGCCATTGTGAATTTGTCGGCAAGGAAGGACAAGCCGTTCATTACGCTCAACTGTGCGGCTCTCCCCGAAAACTTGGTGGAAAGCGAGCTTTTCGGCCATGAGAAGGGCGCCTTTACGGGTGCGGTGAACCGCCGTATCGGCCGTGCCGAAGCGGCCAACGGGGGCACGCTCTTCCTCGACGAAATTGGCGACCTGACGATGCAAACGCAGGTCAAGTTGTTGCGCTTCTTGCAAGAACGCACTTTCAGTCGCGTGGGCAGCAACGAGGAATTGCATTCCGACGTGCGTTTTTTGGCGGCCACAAGCCGCAACTTGGAAGAATTGATTGCGCAGGGCAAGTTCCGCGAAGACCTTTTCTACCGCTTGAACATTTTCCCGATTGCCATGCCCGACTTGGCGAAGCGCAAATCCGACATCATCTTGCTTGCGGAACACTTCATCGAAAAGATGAATTTGCGTTACAACAAGAAGGTGCAACGCCTTTCGACGACGGCCATCAACTTGCTCATGAGCTACCATTGGCCGGGCAACGTGCGCGAACTTGAAAACTGCATGGAACGTGCGGTGCTCACGGCAACCGACGACTGTGTTCACAGTTATAACTTGCCTCCGTCGTTGCAGACTAGCTTGAGTACGGGCCAGGCGGGTTCGCACAATACGAAGGTGGCTCCGCTTGAGGTGATGTTGAACAATTACGAACGTGAAATCATCACCGAAGCCATCAAACGCAATAACGGTAACCTTTCTGCCGCAGGCCGCGATTTGGGCGTGTCCCCGCGCATGATGAACTACCGCATGAACAAGCTCGGAATCAAGTCAGGCCACTAG
- the dapF gene encoding diaminopimelate epimerase: MKFSKWTGLGNDFVLLEPGQTPDFGKGFTENVIRLCDRRFGIGADGVVIVTPMDGEGCLVIDKAGVGPASKTVANGIDFEMRIFNADGSEAAMCGNATRCVAKFIVSRGLAKSSDTKEFHLHTKSGLVKPALLDDGRVCVNMGEPRNFLGSIKLTADSYDFTAETVSMGNPHAVIFVDDIEKIQLEKWGSILEVDKQFPDRCNIEFAQVVAPTQIRMRVWERGCGVTMACGTGSCATLVAAQRTGRVGAEADIVLDGGTLHIKHEEDGPVLMTGPAQEVFKGEIVMRG; this comes from the coding sequence ATGAAATTTTCAAAATGGACCGGGTTAGGTAACGATTTCGTGCTCCTGGAACCGGGGCAAACTCCTGATTTCGGCAAAGGTTTTACAGAAAACGTCATTCGGCTCTGTGACCGCCGTTTCGGCATCGGCGCCGATGGAGTCGTCATCGTGACTCCGATGGATGGCGAGGGCTGCTTAGTCATTGACAAGGCTGGTGTGGGTCCCGCGTCTAAGACGGTTGCGAACGGCATCGATTTCGAGATGCGCATCTTCAATGCGGATGGTTCAGAAGCGGCCATGTGCGGGAATGCGACTCGCTGCGTAGCCAAGTTCATTGTCAGCCGCGGGCTTGCGAAATCAAGCGATACAAAAGAATTTCACTTGCACACCAAGAGCGGGCTGGTGAAGCCTGCACTTTTGGACGATGGGCGCGTGTGCGTCAACATGGGAGAACCGAGGAATTTCTTGGGCTCCATCAAGCTCACCGCCGACAGCTACGACTTTACCGCCGAGACGGTCTCGATGGGCAACCCGCATGCGGTCATCTTCGTCGACGACATCGAGAAGATCCAGCTGGAAAAGTGGGGGAGCATCCTGGAGGTCGACAAGCAGTTCCCCGACAGGTGCAATATTGAATTTGCGCAGGTGGTGGCGCCCACCCAGATCCGCATGCGGGTCTGGGAACGGGGTTGCGGCGTCACCATGGCCTGCGGCACTGGTAGCTGCGCAACCCTCGTTGCGGCCCAGCGCACGGGCCGCGTGGGCGCCGAGGCCGACATCGTACTGGACGGAGGAACGCTCCACATCAAGCACGAAGAAGACGGCCCCGTCCTCATGACCGGCCCCGCACAAGAAGTTTTCAAAGGAGAAATTGTAATGAGAGGCTAG